From Bacillus sp. Bos-x628, the proteins below share one genomic window:
- a CDS encoding AbrB family transcriptional regulator: MKQGNSLQTDLIFIVISGLGGFLLSLTGMSIGWMIGTLATAAFIALFRPFRFQRKEKTSSIHSNWLILGQFILGIELGQKMNMKVLHIFAENWLSVSFMLIFSIFLAMLSGFVMWKLSKTDMLTSFVGTAPGGLSAMPGIAQEVGANTAVVSLVQTIRVLMVVLTIPFTVFYLNTKSHSDAVVTTHGSAFSSGVFTVSNLTWTAALIFAAWLVSRMAVRLHFPAPWLIGSMLGVATLQVAAGTFIEHDLIPYWPAQANVASQLCLGATIGSKMNKQMFAGLKNTFIVAVISSAGLIAATVLSSIAIAEITGISVITAILAFSPGGIAEMATTAVTLHEDSTFVVAVQVIRVILVIAMLPPFFRFLHHFWVKRQMNYKAAK; encoded by the coding sequence ATGAAACAAGGAAACAGCCTTCAAACCGACCTTATTTTTATTGTCATTAGCGGTTTAGGCGGATTTCTTTTATCTTTAACAGGAATGTCTATCGGCTGGATGATTGGTACATTGGCCACTGCTGCGTTCATTGCCTTATTTCGCCCCTTTCGCTTTCAGCGTAAAGAGAAAACATCATCTATTCACAGCAATTGGCTTATCCTTGGTCAGTTCATTCTTGGAATAGAGCTTGGGCAGAAAATGAACATGAAAGTGCTTCACATTTTCGCTGAAAATTGGCTGTCTGTCAGCTTCATGCTCATATTTTCTATTTTTCTAGCGATGCTCTCGGGCTTCGTTATGTGGAAATTGAGCAAAACAGATATGCTGACCAGCTTTGTCGGTACTGCTCCTGGAGGATTGTCTGCTATGCCAGGGATTGCTCAAGAAGTTGGTGCAAATACGGCTGTTGTCAGTTTAGTTCAAACAATACGTGTCTTGATGGTCGTATTGACCATTCCGTTTACTGTGTTTTATTTAAACACGAAAAGTCATTCTGATGCTGTTGTGACAACGCATGGCAGTGCTTTCTCTTCAGGCGTTTTTACCGTATCAAATCTCACTTGGACCGCCGCGCTCATCTTCGCCGCTTGGCTAGTGTCCCGCATGGCCGTCCGTCTGCACTTCCCTGCACCTTGGTTAATTGGCAGCATGTTAGGTGTCGCTACACTCCAAGTGGCAGCCGGTACTTTTATAGAACATGATTTGATTCCTTACTGGCCAGCACAAGCGAATGTCGCTTCACAACTATGTTTAGGTGCGACCATTGGTTCAAAAATGAATAAACAAATGTTTGCCGGTTTAAAAAACACCTTCATCGTGGCTGTCATTAGCTCTGCTGGGCTTATCGCAGCAACTGTTCTCAGCTCGATTGCTATTGCAGAGATTACCGGCATTTCTGTGATTACTGCCATTCTTGCTTTTTCTCCCGGCGGAATTGCTGAAATGGCGACAACAGCCGTCACACTTCACGAGGATTCCACGTTTGTTGTGGCTGTACAAGTGATCAGAGTCATTCTTGTGATCGCCATGCTGCCGCCGTTTTTCAGGTTTTTACACCACTTTTGGGTGAAAAGACAAATGAATTATAAAGCAGCAAAATAA